One genomic region from Bacteroidales bacterium encodes:
- a CDS encoding MFS transporter translates to MPKFLTKAIILLSFVSLFTDVASEMLYPIMPVFLKSIGFSVILIGILEGLAEATAGISKGYFGHLSDKIGKRVPFVRWGYTMSAFSKPMMAIFQFPIWIFFSRTLDRLGKGVRNSSRDALLSDESTPETKGKVFGFHRGMDTLGAAIGPFIALIFLYFYPEQYRWLFVIAFLPGIIAISLTWLLKEKVKPKKESPVKIKQGFFSFLGYWKVGSSQYKLLIIGLLVFALFNSSDVFLLLMVKHQGFSDTQMIGLYIFYNLLYALLSYPAGWLADKLGMKRIMITGLFLFSLVYMMFGFASTLYHFALLFGLYSFYAAATEGVSKAWISNLASKEHTATAIGFYTSFQSLATLIASSLAGLIWYGASPLLMFTIAGMGALIVAVYFTLAMKSSNPTAN, encoded by the coding sequence ATGCCAAAATTTTTAACCAAAGCAATTATCCTCCTTTCATTTGTGAGCCTTTTTACTGATGTCGCTAGCGAGATGCTTTACCCAATTATGCCTGTTTTCCTAAAATCAATAGGCTTTTCTGTTATCCTAATAGGAATACTCGAAGGACTTGCAGAGGCAACGGCAGGAATAAGTAAAGGATATTTTGGACACTTATCTGACAAAATTGGCAAAAGAGTCCCCTTTGTTCGTTGGGGCTATACCATGAGCGCATTTTCAAAGCCAATGATGGCAATCTTTCAATTCCCGATATGGATTTTCTTTTCCCGAACCCTTGATAGACTGGGAAAAGGAGTAAGAAACAGCTCTCGTGATGCTTTACTTAGCGATGAGTCTACTCCTGAGACAAAAGGGAAGGTATTCGGCTTTCACCGAGGGATGGATACCCTTGGTGCTGCCATTGGGCCATTTATAGCTTTGATTTTCCTTTACTTTTACCCTGAGCAGTACCGTTGGTTATTTGTTATTGCTTTTTTGCCAGGTATAATTGCAATTAGCCTCACATGGCTATTAAAGGAGAAAGTTAAACCAAAAAAAGAATCACCAGTTAAAATCAAACAAGGTTTTTTCTCGTTTTTAGGATACTGGAAGGTTGGGAGTAGCCAGTACAAACTACTTATAATCGGTCTACTGGTTTTTGCCCTGTTCAATAGTTCAGATGTATTTCTTTTGTTGATGGTTAAACATCAGGGTTTCAGCGATACCCAGATGATAGGTCTATATATATTCTATAATCTTCTTTATGCATTGCTTTCCTATCCTGCTGGTTGGCTTGCAGATAAATTAGGTATGAAAAGGATAATGATTACTGGGTTATTCTTATTCTCGTTGGTTTACATGATGTTTGGTTTTGCATCGACCCTATATCATTTTGCGTTACTTTTTGGACTATATTCATTCTATGCTGCAGCAACCGAGGGTGTATCCAAAGCTTGGATAAGTAATTTAGCAAGCAAGGAACATACAGCTACAGCTATTGGATTTTATACGAGTTTTCAGAGTTTAGCCACTTTAATTGCTAGTAGCCTTGCAGGATTAATATGGTATGGAGCTAGCCCATTATTAATGTTTACAATTGCAGGTATGGGTGCTTTAATAGTTGCTGTTTACTTTACTTTGGCAATGAAAAGTAGTAACCCAACAGCTAATTGA
- a CDS encoding glycoside hydrolase family 92 protein → MKRTCFQIISILFLLGTWNHLIAQDNQTKKRTESVSQYVNPLIGTKDMGHCYPGATAPFGMVQLSPDTDTAQYTYGQGYNKEVYRYCSGYQYDDPTIVGFSHTHLHGTGHSDLGDILIMPTTGEIRLNPGIVSKPNSGYRSRYSKSTEKTSAGYYSVFLEDYKIKAELTATARVGHHRYVYPKDKDANVILDLVHGIYGYDGKVIWASIRVENDSIITGYRQTNGWARNRFIYFAIKFSKPFKSFGLRNDEKEVYRGFWRRWQMDNNFPERSGHKVKAYFTFGSIDTLEVKVAISGVSTIGAMENLRAEVASNNFDKTLSKVKNLWEQELSRIRVDGTNDEKVNFYTALYHCMLCPTIFMDVDGKYKGLDGNIHQANGFTNYTVFSLWDTFRAFHPLMTLLEPTRAGDMVNSMLEHYKQSVHGILPVWSHWGNDNWCMIGYHAVPVIADAYMKGIKGFDSELALKAMVSSATYLKYDGIDDYTKYGYLPKERSSSSASVTLEYAYDDWTIYQMANKMGKIDIVSTFKKRAMSYANIFDTKTGFARAKDKDGKFITPFDPLQTHDMGFIEGNAWNYSLFVPHDISNLINLSGGKARFTQHLDSLFTMTLPPKYYENTEDIDKVGIMGNYVHGNEPSHHVAYMFVYAGQPWKTQEIVRNVINRMYLNKPDGLCGNDDCGQMSAWYIFSAMGFYPVCPGSNQYIIGAPYLPYLSVTLENGKVLTIKADGVNNENRYIQSATLNGKPLLNAWITHTDLIDGGELVFKMGKKPNKKWGVEGKLSPYSMSKDV, encoded by the coding sequence ATGAAAAGAACTTGTTTTCAAATAATTTCGATTTTATTTCTGTTGGGCACATGGAATCATCTTATTGCTCAAGATAATCAAACTAAAAAAAGGACTGAAAGTGTTTCTCAATACGTAAATCCATTAATTGGAACAAAGGATATGGGGCATTGCTATCCCGGTGCAACAGCACCTTTTGGAATGGTTCAGCTAAGTCCCGATACCGACACTGCACAATACACCTATGGACAAGGCTATAACAAGGAGGTTTACAGATACTGCTCTGGTTATCAATACGATGATCCAACCATTGTTGGATTTTCGCATACTCATTTACATGGTACAGGGCATTCCGATTTAGGTGATATCCTAATAATGCCAACTACAGGCGAAATCAGATTAAATCCCGGCATTGTATCTAAACCAAACTCTGGTTACCGAAGCAGATACTCTAAATCTACCGAAAAAACTTCAGCAGGATACTACTCCGTTTTTCTTGAAGATTATAAGATCAAAGCGGAGCTAACCGCAACCGCTAGGGTTGGACATCATCGATATGTTTACCCAAAAGATAAGGATGCAAATGTAATCTTGGATCTAGTTCACGGAATTTATGGTTACGATGGGAAGGTTATTTGGGCATCAATAAGGGTTGAAAACGATTCAATCATCACTGGTTATAGGCAAACCAACGGTTGGGCACGAAATAGATTTATCTACTTTGCCATAAAATTTTCAAAACCATTTAAATCATTCGGGTTAAGAAACGATGAAAAGGAGGTTTATCGTGGATTCTGGCGGCGTTGGCAAATGGATAATAACTTTCCTGAAAGATCGGGTCATAAGGTAAAAGCCTACTTTACATTTGGAAGTATCGACACGCTTGAGGTAAAGGTTGCAATTTCGGGGGTTAGCACAATTGGGGCAATGGAAAATCTTAGGGCTGAAGTTGCATCCAATAATTTCGATAAAACTCTATCAAAAGTAAAAAACCTTTGGGAGCAAGAGCTCAGTAGAATACGGGTTGATGGAACAAATGATGAAAAGGTTAATTTCTATACAGCACTTTACCATTGCATGCTCTGTCCCACAATTTTTATGGATGTTGATGGGAAATACAAAGGGCTCGATGGTAATATTCATCAGGCAAATGGGTTTACAAACTACACCGTTTTTTCGCTATGGGACACCTTTAGGGCTTTTCATCCGCTAATGACGCTGCTCGAACCAACCAGAGCAGGCGACATGGTTAACTCCATGCTTGAACATTACAAGCAGAGCGTTCATGGGATTCTTCCCGTTTGGTCGCATTGGGGAAACGATAATTGGTGCATGATTGGCTACCATGCCGTTCCCGTTATTGCCGATGCCTATATGAAGGGTATCAAAGGGTTTGATAGTGAACTGGCACTAAAAGCAATGGTAAGCAGCGCAACCTACCTAAAATATGATGGAATTGATGATTATACTAAGTATGGTTACTTGCCAAAAGAAAGGAGTTCAAGTTCAGCCTCTGTAACCCTTGAGTATGCCTATGATGATTGGACAATCTACCAAATGGCAAACAAAATGGGCAAAATTGACATTGTCAGCACTTTCAAAAAGAGAGCAATGTCCTATGCAAATATCTTCGATACCAAAACTGGCTTTGCTAGGGCCAAGGATAAGGATGGGAAGTTTATTACACCATTCGATCCGCTCCAAACTCACGATATGGGCTTTATTGAGGGTAATGCGTGGAATTATAGCCTATTTGTTCCCCATGATATCAGTAATTTGATAAATCTATCAGGGGGAAAGGCCAGATTTACCCAGCATCTCGATTCCCTTTTCACAATGACTTTACCCCCCAAGTACTACGAAAATACCGAGGATATTGATAAAGTTGGGATTATGGGTAATTACGTGCATGGCAACGAGCCAAGCCACCATGTAGCCTACATGTTTGTTTATGCTGGGCAGCCTTGGAAAACTCAGGAGATTGTGCGTAACGTGATTAACAGGATGTACCTTAACAAACCCGATGGTCTTTGCGGCAACGATGATTGTGGGCAGATGTCCGCATGGTACATATTCAGCGCAATGGGTTTTTACCCAGTTTGCCCCGGAAGTAACCAGTATATAATTGGTGCGCCCTACCTACCCTATTTAAGCGTAACGCTTGAGAATGGAAAGGTACTAACCATTAAGGCCGATGGCGTGAATAATGAAAATAGGTACATTCAATCCGCCACACTCAATGGCAAACCACTTTTAAACGCTTGGATTACTCACACCGATTTGATTGATGGTGGGGAATTGGTTTTTAAGATGGGAAAAAAACCGAATAAGAAATGGGGCGTTGAAGGGAAACTATCACCATATTCAATGAGCAAGGATGTTTAA
- a CDS encoding 30S ribosomal protein S6, with protein sequence MLNHYETVFIATPVLSEAQMKEAVTKFKSVITDNGGEVVHEENWGLRKLAYPIQKKTTGFYHLVEFKAEGSLIDKLEIQYRRDERIIRFLTFRMDKYAVEYAIKKRSAKVESKAKEV encoded by the coding sequence ATGTTAAATCATTACGAAACCGTTTTCATTGCAACTCCCGTTTTGTCTGAGGCCCAGATGAAGGAAGCGGTTACCAAATTCAAAAGTGTAATCACCGACAATGGAGGTGAGGTTGTACACGAAGAAAACTGGGGATTACGTAAATTGGCCTACCCCATACAAAAGAAAACTACTGGCTTTTACCATTTAGTTGAGTTTAAAGCCGAAGGATCTTTGATTGATAAACTGGAAATACAGTACCGTCGTGACGAGCGTATTATCCGTTTTTTAACGTTTAGGATGGATAAATATGCAGTTGAATACGCAATTAAGAAGCGTAGCGCTAAAGTTGAATCTAAAGCTAAGGAGGTATAA
- a CDS encoding 50S ribosomal protein L9 produces the protein MEIILKQDVQNLGNKDEVVKVKNGYARNYLIPQGFAITATESAKKILAENIKQRAHKESKIKADAEVIAKKLEGVKLTIGAKTSSTGKIFGSVNTIQIAEALSQKGFDIDRRIISIQDDQLKEIGSYTAEIKLHREVKVKIDFDVIAE, from the coding sequence ATGGAAATCATTCTTAAACAGGACGTTCAAAACCTGGGTAACAAGGACGAGGTTGTTAAGGTTAAAAACGGATACGCTCGTAATTATTTAATCCCACAAGGATTTGCAATTACAGCCACCGAATCCGCAAAAAAGATTCTTGCTGAGAATATTAAACAGCGTGCTCATAAGGAGTCTAAGATTAAAGCTGATGCTGAAGTTATTGCTAAGAAACTTGAAGGTGTTAAACTTACTATTGGTGCTAAAACAAGCTCAACTGGTAAGATATTTGGTTCAGTTAACACAATCCAAATTGCTGAAGCACTCTCTCAAAAGGGCTTTGATATTGATCGTAGAATAATTAGCATTCAGGACGATCAACTGAAAGAAATTGGTAGTTACACAGCAGAGATTAAGCTTCATCGTGAAGTAAAAGTGAAAATTGACTTTGATGTTATTGCCGAATAA
- a CDS encoding FtsX-like permease family protein encodes MSIIDSYLKTGFRNLSKYRFYSFINILGLAIGIAGSLLIVLYVSNELSYDKFNKDYEQIYRIVLKGQVKGEPVNMAVSCAPMARALKNEIPDVESTARISRMGDWLIGSGDRKFNEEEFLFTDSSFFEMFSYKLLKGDPKKVLSRPRTMVMTQTAVRKYFGNEDPIGKSIRVENDTTLFEITGIMEDVPINSHFHFLLLGSLNSYPRQSENPIWLSNNFYNYVKLKKGTDPKEFQQKLRNLVVKYIGPQLKQILNLSIEDFEKSGNSYGYFIQPLKDIHLTSKLTGELETNGNILYVYIFSVVAILILLIACINFMNLATARSATRAKEVGLRKVVGSGKNRLIFQFLSESILVSFLALILGLLIVELALPAFNNLLEIKLTMGYFAKWYILPGLISFSLIVGLISGLYPSLFLAAFNPINVLKGKVKAGAKSGMLRKILVVSQFTVSISILLATAVLYQQLRYVQNYNLGFSKENRLVIKRSDGLKKNMDIFKQEALKVPGVISIANSNAMPGKNFSLNGFLLENDANTGTTYTIQQAFVSPGLEKTLGLQLVEGRFLSSDIPTDSNAVIISQSTVKVLELKDPLNHRLMSPGQPPRYWQIVGVVKDFHIESLRSNISPVALTFMPGNFEGIVIANIEPGREQSAINGMKDIWTKLSEFPFEYYFLDDSLNKMYKGEQRTGIILISFSILAIIISCLGLLGMVSFITSLRTKEIAIRKTLGAEETSIISILSSETLLLIVFSTVFAWIISWFALNKWLQNFAYHTKISPYLFFVVPIIITIISFITISFEVIKATRRNPADVLKYE; translated from the coding sequence ATGTCGATTATTGATAGCTATTTAAAAACGGGATTTCGTAATCTAAGTAAATATAGGTTCTATTCTTTTATTAACATACTAGGACTTGCTATTGGGATTGCAGGAAGTTTGCTAATAGTCCTATATGTTTCAAATGAACTTAGTTACGATAAGTTCAATAAAGATTATGAGCAGATTTATAGAATAGTACTTAAAGGTCAAGTTAAGGGTGAACCAGTTAATATGGCTGTTTCTTGTGCTCCTATGGCTAGGGCATTGAAGAATGAAATCCCTGATGTTGAAAGTACTGCAAGAATAAGTAGAATGGGGGATTGGCTGATAGGTTCTGGCGATAGGAAATTCAATGAGGAAGAATTTCTTTTTACAGATTCTTCCTTCTTCGAAATGTTTAGCTATAAATTATTAAAAGGAGATCCAAAAAAGGTTCTTAGTCGCCCAAGGACAATGGTGATGACTCAAACAGCAGTGCGGAAATATTTTGGCAACGAAGATCCTATTGGTAAAAGTATTAGAGTAGAGAACGATACTACTCTTTTCGAAATCACTGGAATTATGGAGGATGTTCCTATTAATAGTCATTTTCATTTTTTACTTCTTGGTTCATTGAATTCATATCCAAGGCAGAGCGAAAATCCTATCTGGCTATCAAATAATTTTTACAATTATGTAAAGCTTAAAAAAGGTACCGATCCAAAGGAATTTCAACAAAAATTAAGAAATCTAGTGGTTAAATATATTGGACCACAGCTAAAACAGATTCTAAATCTTTCAATTGAAGATTTTGAAAAAAGCGGGAATTCTTATGGCTATTTTATTCAACCTTTAAAAGATATACATTTAACATCCAAATTAACAGGAGAGCTAGAAACGAATGGGAATATACTATATGTTTATATTTTCTCAGTCGTAGCAATTCTTATTTTGCTTATTGCTTGTATTAATTTTATGAATTTAGCAACTGCTAGATCGGCAACAAGAGCAAAAGAGGTAGGTCTTCGAAAAGTTGTGGGTTCTGGGAAAAATAGGCTGATTTTTCAGTTTTTATCCGAATCCATACTAGTGAGTTTTTTGGCCTTAATACTTGGATTGCTAATCGTAGAACTTGCCCTCCCTGCCTTTAATAACCTGCTTGAAATTAAGCTAACCATGGGTTATTTTGCAAAATGGTATATATTGCCTGGATTAATATCCTTTTCTTTAATAGTTGGACTTATATCAGGTTTATATCCATCACTATTTCTTGCTGCTTTTAACCCTATAAATGTGCTTAAGGGAAAAGTTAAGGCAGGTGCTAAAAGCGGTATGTTGAGAAAAATTTTGGTAGTTTCACAATTTACTGTAAGTATAAGCATTCTCCTAGCTACGGCTGTTTTATATCAACAATTGCGATATGTTCAGAACTATAATCTTGGCTTTAGTAAAGAGAATAGGTTGGTAATAAAGCGTTCAGATGGCTTGAAAAAAAATATGGATATTTTTAAACAAGAAGCATTAAAAGTACCTGGAGTTATTAGTATCGCAAATAGTAATGCAATGCCTGGAAAAAACTTTAGCCTAAATGGATTCCTTCTCGAGAATGATGCTAATACTGGAACAACTTACACAATTCAGCAAGCCTTTGTTTCTCCAGGGCTTGAAAAAACACTTGGATTACAGCTTGTTGAAGGTCGTTTTCTGAGTTCAGATATTCCTACCGATTCAAATGCTGTAATTATAAGCCAATCAACAGTTAAGGTTCTTGAACTTAAAGATCCTTTAAATCATAGGTTAATGTCACCAGGTCAACCACCCCGTTATTGGCAAATAGTGGGAGTTGTAAAGGATTTTCACATTGAATCTCTTCGTTCCAATATTTCGCCTGTTGCATTAACTTTTATGCCAGGTAATTTTGAGGGTATCGTTATCGCAAACATTGAACCAGGAAGGGAACAGAGTGCAATTAATGGTATGAAAGATATTTGGACAAAATTATCAGAATTCCCCTTTGAATACTACTTTCTTGATGATAGCTTAAACAAAATGTATAAAGGCGAGCAAAGAACTGGTATAATACTGATTTCATTCTCAATTTTAGCAATTATTATTTCATGCCTTGGTTTGTTGGGAATGGTATCTTTTATCACATCACTAAGGACAAAGGAGATAGCCATTCGCAAAACATTAGGTGCAGAAGAAACAAGTATTATCTCAATTCTATCTTCGGAGACATTACTTTTGATAGTATTTTCGACAGTTTTTGCTTGGATTATTTCATGGTTTGCTTTGAATAAATGGCTTCAGAATTTTGCATACCATACAAAGATTAGCCCATACCTATTCTTTGTAGTACCTATAATTATTACTATAATTTCTTTTATTACTATAAGTTTTGAGGTAATAAAAGCTACACGTAGAAATCCGGCAGATGTTCTAAAGTATGAATAA
- a CDS encoding FtsX-like permease family protein, with protein sequence MTIIDSYLKTGFRNLIKYKFYSIINILGLAIGIAGSLMITLYVLNEFNYDRFNNDYDRIYRIARKAKIKGDPIRSALTCAPMANAIMNECPEIESVTRLSRMGDWLIGSGDRKFNEEQVLFADSSLFGMFSFKLIKGDPKKVLSRPRTMVMTQTAVKKYFGSEDPFGKSIRVGQDTTLYEITGIMEDVPPNSHFHFLILCSINSYPLRSENQVWTVNEFYSYVKLRKGASPEMFEQKLHHFAAKYIGPRVQMFLKITFDAFEKSGSYYGYFIQPLKGIHLTSNLTDEFESNGDSLYVYILSVAAVLILLIACINFMNLATARSATRAKEVGLRKVVGSDAKRLVIQFLSESILVSFIALAIALLIVELLLPSFNNLLGIKLSMGYLSKWYIIPSLISFSVLVGLISGFYPSLFLASFKPISVLKGRVKAGAKSGLLRSILVISQFTVCIVILLATTVIFKQLRFMQSYNLGFSKENKLVVKRSDGLKKNIDAFKAEALKIPGVVSIANSDVIPGSNFSLTGFNLEGDENTETLYICPRGYISFGYEKTLGLQLVEGRFLNPDIATDSSAIVISQATAKVLGLENPLQRRLISSRGDNSVKYYWRIVGVVKDFHIASLKASISPITLTIMPGNWEGVVIADIQPDNVQNAINGLRAIWEKMSEYPFEYYFLDDSLANMYKGERRTGIILISFSILAIIISCLGLLGMVSFTTSLRTKEIAIRKTLGAEEKSIISVLSSETLRLIVFSTIIAWVISWFALNKWLQNFAYHTKINPYLFVAVPAIITIISFVTISFEVIKATRRNPADVLRYE encoded by the coding sequence ATGACCATAATTGATAGCTATTTAAAGACTGGTTTTCGAAACCTTATTAAATACAAATTTTATTCAATAATTAATATTTTAGGGCTTGCTATTGGGATTGCAGGGAGTTTAATGATAACCCTGTATGTCTTGAATGAATTTAACTACGATAGGTTCAATAATGATTATGATCGAATATATAGAATAGCGCGTAAAGCTAAGATTAAAGGAGATCCAATTAGATCTGCATTGACTTGTGCTCCAATGGCAAACGCAATAATGAACGAATGCCCTGAGATTGAAAGCGTTACTCGGTTATCTAGGATGGGTGATTGGCTAATAGGTTCTGGTGATAGAAAATTCAATGAGGAGCAAGTCCTTTTTGCAGATTCAAGCCTTTTTGGGATGTTCAGCTTTAAGCTCATTAAGGGTGATCCTAAAAAGGTTCTATCCCGCCCCAGAACCATGGTGATGACCCAAACTGCGGTAAAAAAGTATTTTGGAAGCGAGGATCCTTTTGGTAAAAGTATTCGAGTGGGACAGGATACCACCCTATATGAAATTACGGGTATTATGGAGGATGTACCACCAAATAGCCATTTCCACTTTTTAATCCTTTGCTCCATAAACTCATACCCCCTTCGAAGTGAAAATCAGGTATGGACGGTAAATGAATTTTACAGTTATGTAAAACTTAGGAAGGGGGCTAGTCCCGAAATGTTTGAGCAAAAACTACACCATTTTGCAGCAAAATATATTGGGCCACGGGTTCAAATGTTTCTAAAGATTACCTTTGATGCTTTTGAGAAAAGTGGTAGCTATTATGGTTACTTTATCCAACCACTAAAAGGCATCCATTTAACATCTAATTTAACAGATGAGTTTGAATCCAATGGGGATAGCCTTTACGTTTATATTTTATCGGTAGCTGCAGTCCTAATTCTTCTGATTGCCTGTATCAATTTCATGAATCTAGCAACAGCCCGTTCGGCTACACGAGCTAAAGAGGTTGGATTGCGTAAAGTGGTTGGCTCTGATGCAAAAAGATTAGTGATACAATTCCTATCTGAATCGATTCTAGTAAGTTTTATAGCTCTGGCAATTGCATTGCTAATAGTAGAGCTTTTGCTGCCATCCTTTAATAACCTGTTGGGGATTAAGCTTTCCATGGGATACCTGTCAAAATGGTATATAATACCAAGCTTAATCAGCTTTTCAGTACTTGTAGGGCTTATATCGGGTTTCTACCCATCACTATTTCTTGCATCGTTCAAACCTATTAGCGTACTCAAGGGGAGAGTTAAGGCTGGGGCTAAAAGTGGGTTACTTCGGAGTATTCTGGTTATCTCTCAGTTTACAGTGTGTATAGTCATACTCCTAGCCACCACTGTGATATTCAAGCAGTTACGGTTTATGCAGAGTTATAATCTTGGTTTCAGCAAGGAGAATAAGCTGGTAGTAAAGCGCTCCGATGGACTTAAGAAAAACATAGATGCTTTTAAGGCAGAAGCTCTAAAAATACCAGGAGTTGTCAGCATTGCTAATAGTGATGTAATACCAGGCAGTAATTTTTCCCTTACCGGTTTTAACCTTGAGGGCGATGAAAATACTGAAACTCTCTATATTTGCCCTAGAGGTTATATTTCATTCGGGTACGAAAAAACGCTTGGACTTCAGCTGGTAGAAGGAAGATTTCTTAACCCAGACATAGCCACCGATTCAAGTGCTATTGTAATAAGCCAGGCTACAGCAAAGGTGCTTGGGCTCGAAAATCCCTTACAGCGGAGGTTAATATCTTCTAGAGGTGATAATTCGGTAAAATATTACTGGCGGATAGTCGGTGTTGTAAAGGATTTCCATATAGCATCGTTAAAAGCTAGTATTTCACCGATTACCCTAACGATTATGCCTGGGAACTGGGAGGGAGTTGTAATTGCCGATATTCAACCTGACAATGTGCAGAATGCAATAAATGGTCTTCGGGCAATTTGGGAAAAAATGTCGGAGTACCCATTTGAGTATTATTTCCTCGATGACAGCCTTGCGAATATGTATAAAGGAGAGAGACGAACAGGAATAATCCTTATTTCATTTTCTATCCTTGCAATTATTATTTCATGTCTTGGTTTGTTGGGAATGGTATCTTTTACCACATCATTAAGAACAAAGGAGATAGCAATTCGTAAAACTTTAGGAGCTGAAGAAAAGAGCATTATCTCTGTACTCTCTTCTGAAACATTACGTTTGATAGTATTCTCAACAATTATTGCTTGGGTTATTTCATGGTTTGCTCTGAATAAATGGCTACAGAATTTTGCCTACCACACAAAGATTAACCCGTATCTATTTGTTGCAGTACCTGCAATTATTACTATAATTTCTTTTGTTACTATAAGTTTTGAGGTAATAAAAGCTACACGGAGAAATCCGGCAGATGTTCTAAGATATGAATAA
- a CDS encoding nucleoside phosphorylase produces the protein MRIIEPSELIINPDGSIFHLHLHPEQISDTIIMVGDPGRVETVSSFFSKKEFTVSNREFNTTTGLYNNKRITVVSTGIGTDNIDIVVNELDALANIDLKTRTVKETHKKLTLIRLGTSGALQPDIPLASNVLTEISVGFDGLLNFYANRDKVCELEMEQVFLKHTNWNSQCAKPYFTKSSERLVKLFESFTIKGLTISAPGFYGPQGRVLRLPLADATLNEKIESFRYNGKKIANFEMESSAINGLSKLMGHESVTICTIIANRVIKDATKDYKPAIKNLIEQTLNKISE, from the coding sequence ATGAGAATAATTGAACCATCCGAACTTATAATTAATCCTGATGGGAGCATCTTTCACCTCCATTTACACCCAGAACAAATATCAGATACCATAATAATGGTTGGTGATCCAGGTAGGGTTGAAACTGTTTCATCTTTTTTTAGTAAAAAAGAGTTTACAGTGTCAAACAGAGAATTCAATACAACAACTGGACTTTACAACAATAAGCGTATCACAGTAGTTTCAACAGGAATAGGGACTGATAATATTGATATAGTAGTAAATGAACTTGATGCGCTGGCTAATATTGATTTGAAAACTAGAACAGTTAAAGAAACTCATAAAAAACTCACACTAATTAGATTGGGAACATCAGGTGCACTACAACCCGATATACCCCTTGCTAGTAATGTGTTAACTGAAATTAGTGTTGGTTTTGATGGACTACTTAACTTTTATGCCAATAGGGATAAAGTATGTGAATTGGAAATGGAACAGGTATTTCTTAAGCATACAAATTGGAATTCCCAGTGCGCCAAACCCTATTTTACAAAATCTTCTGAGAGACTAGTAAAACTTTTTGAATCGTTTACGATTAAGGGACTTACAATTTCTGCACCAGGGTTTTATGGTCCACAAGGAAGAGTATTAAGATTACCTCTTGCAGATGCAACCTTAAACGAAAAAATAGAATCTTTTCGCTATAATGGCAAAAAAATCGCCAATTTTGAAATGGAAAGCTCTGCAATTAATGGCCTATCAAAGTTAATGGGACACGAATCGGTTACAATTTGCACTATTATTGCAAATAGGGTTATTAAAGATGCAACCAAAGATTACAAGCCCGCTATAAAAAATTTAATTGAGCAAACCTTAAATAAGATTTCTGAATAA
- a CDS encoding 30S ribosomal protein S18, with the protein MNQNQSEIRYLTPPTVEVKKKKYCRFKKNKIKYVDYKDPEFLKKFLNEQGRILPRRLTGTSLKFQRKVATAVKRARHLAILPFVTDLLK; encoded by the coding sequence ATGAATCAGAATCAATCAGAAATCAGATATCTCACACCCCCAACTGTTGAGGTAAAGAAGAAAAAATACTGCCGTTTCAAGAAAAATAAGATTAAATACGTTGATTATAAGGATCCCGAATTTCTAAAAAAATTCCTCAACGAGCAAGGCAGAATTTTACCACGTCGTTTAACTGGTACATCTCTTAAGTTCCAACGAAAGGTTGCTACTGCTGTTAAAAGAGCTCGTCATTTGGCAATATTGCCATTCGTAACTGATTTATTGAAATAA
- a CDS encoding DUF4293 domain-containing protein, which produces MIQRTQTIYLLVATILISLYFFFPFASFILEQDMSVYHLSIKGLIPDVGCQKVLIRVIPLIIILSVIIAIYIASVLFYKHRMIQIRLCILNIILIIGFQCCLYYFTRVSAQLIGSKTSYGIIFIFPVICAILTYLAIRGIAKDEALVRSIDRLR; this is translated from the coding sequence ATGATTCAAAGAACTCAAACCATATACTTATTGGTAGCAACAATTCTGATAAGTTTATATTTTTTCTTCCCATTTGCATCATTTATTCTTGAACAGGATATGTCGGTTTATCACTTGTCGATAAAAGGGCTTATTCCAGATGTTGGATGTCAAAAGGTATTGATTAGAGTAATTCCCTTAATTATTATATTATCTGTTATTATTGCCATATATATTGCCTCAGTGTTATTCTATAAACATAGAATGATTCAGATAAGATTATGTATACTTAACATTATCCTAATTATAGGTTTCCAGTGTTGTTTATACTATTTTACTAGAGTCTCTGCTCAACTCATTGGTAGTAAAACTTCTTATGGTATAATCTTTATTTTTCCTGTTATTTGCGCTATCCTAACTTACCTAGCAATCAGAGGAATTGCAAAGGATGAAGCATTAGTAAGATCCATTGATAGGTTAAGATAA